From one Babesia bovis T2Bo chromosome 3, whole genome shotgun sequence genomic stretch:
- a CDS encoding putative integral membrane protein, with translation MKLSKALCKNIPLPRFTASRLTRRANMAEQERATFYYSNLFCVAITALPIAYLLKANYWSCPEQENLHYVLKHNEHYIKSPKQLPL, from the exons ATGAAACTGTCTAAAGCGCTCTGTAAAAACATACCGTTGCCGCGCTTTACAGCCAGCAGGCTTACTCGCAGG GCCAATATGGCAGAGCAAGAGAGGGCAACGTTCTACTATTCTAACCTATTCTGTGTAGCAATCACAGCACTACCTATCGCGTATTTACTAAAG GCTAACTACTGGAGTTGCCCTGAACAGGAGAACCTTCATTACGTGCTCAAGCACAACGAGCACTACATCAAATCACCTAAGCAACTACCATTGTAA
- a CDS encoding putative T-complex protein 1 gamma subunit produces MKPQQTVLVFKPTLKKESDRKAQLATIQASRALSEVIRTTLGPRAMLKMMLDPMGGIVITNDGNAILREIDVANPAAKSLIELSRSQDEEVGDGTTSCVILSGQMLANAEPLLKREIHPSKIVEGYIEALDDALAVMESIATKIDLNDDDAVKDVIQSCLETKFSSKWGNLIASLALSAVQKVKVDRPDGRTAIDIKRYAKVEKLPGGMPEDSIVLDGILINKDVTHPSMSRRIENPRVLILDCTLEYKKGESQTIVDISDEAGWAKLLEQEETEIFNMCQNIIQTGCNVCVTEKGVSDLAQHFLSKAGISCIRRIRKTDANRLARVTGATIVNRTEELLPSDVGTGCGLFEVKKIGDEYFSYFINCKDPKACSIVLRGSSKDVLNEIERNLQDALNVCRNIMLEGKLLPGGGATEIEVSCRLAEKLDSKSGLKRWSYRAAAKAFEVIPKTLAQNCGANPVRVITELTSLHVSGNVNAGLDGETGEVCDTMKRKIFDTFAVKAQIFKSAIEAACMLLRIDMIVSGIGKRDEPSTSQKLAVNEEALDAQA; encoded by the exons ATGAAGCCTCAGCAAACCGTGTTGGTATTCAAGCCAACGCTGAAGAAGGAGAGTGACCGCAAGGCTCAACTCGCCACTATTCAGGCGTCTCGTGCTTTAAGTGAGGTCATTCGTACTACTTTAGGTCCTAGGGCCATGTTGAAGATGATGTTGGACCCAATGGGTGGTATTGTGATAACAAATGACGGTAACGCCATTTTGCGTGAG ATTGATGTGGCAAACCCTGCTGCCAAAAGTCTTATTGAGCTTAGCAGGTCACAGGATGAAGAGGTTGGGGACGGCACCACCAGTTGTGTTATTCTTAGTGGCCAGATGCTTGCTAATGCGGAGCCCCTGCTGAAGCGTGAGATCCACCCATCTAAGATAGTTGAGGGTTACATAGAGGCTTTGGACGATGCTTTAGCTgttatggaatccatcGCTACCAAAATAGACCTAAATGATGACGATGCTGTGAAGGATGTAATTCAATCGTGTCTTGAGACAAAGTTTTCAAGTAAATGGGGAAATTTGATTGCTTCACTTGCTTTGAGTGCGGTTCAGAAGGTGAAGGTCGACCGTCCAGATGGACGTACAGCAATAGACATAAAGCGTTATGCGAAGGTTGAGAAGCTTCCCGGTGGTATGCCTGAGGACTCTATTGTCTTGGATGGTATATTGATTAACAAGGACGTGACTCATCCCAGTATGTCACGTCGCATTGAGAACCCCCGGGTGTTGATATTAGACTGCACCCTGGAGTACAAGAAGGGCGAGTCTCAGACgattgttgatatatctgATGAGGCCGGTTGGGCTAAACTCTTAGAACAGGAGGAGACTGAGATTTTCAACATGTGTCAGAACATTATCCAAACTGGTTGCAATGTATGCGTTACTGAGAAGGGCGTGTCAGATTTAGCCCAGCACTTTTTATCCAAGGCTGGCATTAGTTGCATCCGTCGCATTCGTAAGACTGACGCCAACCGTTTAGCGCGTGTAACTGGCGCTACTATCGTAAACCGCACAGAGGAGCTTTTGCCAAGTGATGTGGGTACTGGTTGCGGTCTCTTTGAGGTCAAAAAGATCGGTGATGAGTATTTTTCGTACTTTATCAATTGCAAAGACCCTAAGGCATGTTCCATTGTTTTGCGTGGTTCTTCCAAGGATGTGCTTAATGAGATTGAGCGCAACTTACAGGACGCATTGAACGTTTGTCGCAACATCATGTTAGAAGGGAAGCTACTACCTGGCGGTGGCGCCACGGAGATTGAGGTATCATGTCGCCTTGCTGAAAAACTTGACAGTAAATCTGGCTTAAAGCGTTGGTCATATCGTGCCGCTGCCAAGGCTTTCGAGGTAATTCCCAAGACACTCGCTCAAAATTGCGGTGCTAATCCAGTTCGTGTTATTACTGAGCTTACGTCGCTCCATGTTTCTGGTAATGTAAATGCCGGTTTGGATGGTGAGACTGGTGAGGTGTGCGACACTATGAAGCGTAAGATTTTCGATACATTTGCTGTAAAGGCACAAATATTCAAGAGCGCCATTGAGGCTGCTTGTATGCTTCTACGCATAGACATGATTGTGTCAGGTATTGGCAAGCGTGATGAGCCCAGTACCAGCCAGAAGTTGGCTGTTAATGAGGAGGCTTTGGATGCCCAGGCATGA